Proteins encoded in a region of the Streptomyces sp. NBC_01471 genome:
- a CDS encoding LamG-like jellyroll fold domain-containing protein: MNTGAPSAAAAEAGVPDTANRTAEQALAEAEQSGEPVEIPSMRGESSDVYATADGNLEAREYLRPVRTRIGGEWKPVDANLTLTPDGVKTKATASELVFSAGGQQPLVRMEKSGRELALSWPQPLPKPEIEGATASYHDVLPGVDLRMEAQQDGFTQLLVVKSAEAARSEELTNLRLKLAADGVDVRKTEQGGLEAVDRGAGSAVFEAPTPQMWDSSVGPAGVQAKNARVGSAGVQGEPGAGESGKLAPVDVAVPADGHELVLTPDQDLLRGEDTQYPVFIDPQWYSPRASSWTMASKYWASSPQWKFNGDSDAGLGLCDWNYCQPHDTKRLFYQIPVSKFAGKSILSAEFVVRNTWSASCDKRTVELWQTKGISASTTWNSQNASGFWIKNLKSASFAYGYTGCAAKDAEFDVRSAVQSAANSKQSSMTFGLKAGSESDGLGWKRFSDKAYLRVKFNRPPAQVRSSQLTMEYGGVCKKSALAAPVRTLGKIYANNITDPDGDSVAVQFQVSWDSGDGKGNSPHWTPARTPAKKSGSAFAVALPSSLPANKKISWQVRVWDGAQYSPWSSTGDPEACYFNYDTKVPKAPGLVSGDYPALDPDDAEDPWYDGVGKYGTFDVTAADTDVTSYWYGINTDPTSKNKVSTSKGAAQAVRMLPSKPGLNFVTAQAFDSAGNGSEIRTYLFRVRAGQPERATWQLDEQAGASEARGSTPDREATLHGGAAPGAPGVTKTGVAFDGIDDYADTDVPVVATDAGFSVSAWVNLSALPATAAVIAAQPGNHSPGFELYYSKTYDRWAFNQYKSDTLDAPIARAMQAAPGGAKAGQWTHLVGTYSTGTGQLILYVQGQPAGSTTYDTPWDARRGLQIGAGSYDGTPKSFFPGTIDDLRIYDKPLTGADVAHLYHHEPLTTPGRQARAIFPLDEPADAVHVTGHADVDAMDLKGGASSGQPGVNGRSLALDGTDDYATTVSPHVNNQRGFAVSAWVKLPEKKPDHAAMVATQAGAHTAGFELYYSSAYDRWAFNQYSADESDATPVRAIQADGVTAHGGDWVHLVGVHDTVADKLTLYVNGAQAGSTSLSTTWYAGGPVQIGAGSFEGKPRSFFPGQIDDVRLYDRPVSAEEVAQMFKQHPLLKGRWQFEEATTATPATSPDASQENRPMALKGGAGLGAGWVGDHGLQLNGTDAYASTAAMPVDTSTSFTVTAWVRAAAQPSKEVTALSAESASHSALDVHYVPDAKNPGSQGSWEMTLSDKDSSDAGVSRVSSTSFDDVTSWNHLAVVYDGFAKEARLFVNGVLQEVACADDDGDGTSDTSGCADLIAWGENVLTHKATKGFQVGAAVTAGKSARFFPGTIDDVWAFQGALSDSQVEYLAASWFGVPTEVPPID; encoded by the coding sequence ATGAACACAGGTGCGCCGAGTGCTGCGGCTGCCGAGGCCGGGGTGCCCGACACCGCGAACCGCACGGCGGAACAGGCTCTGGCCGAGGCCGAGCAGTCCGGTGAACCCGTGGAAATCCCCTCGATGAGGGGCGAGTCGAGCGATGTCTATGCGACGGCCGACGGGAATCTGGAGGCGCGGGAGTATCTGCGCCCTGTCCGTACCCGCATCGGCGGCGAATGGAAGCCGGTCGACGCGAACCTGACGCTGACGCCTGACGGTGTGAAGACAAAGGCCACCGCGTCAGAGCTCGTGTTCTCCGCGGGCGGGCAACAGCCCTTGGTACGGATGGAGAAGAGCGGTCGTGAACTGGCCCTCTCCTGGCCGCAACCGTTGCCGAAGCCGGAGATCGAGGGAGCCACGGCCTCCTACCACGATGTGCTTCCCGGTGTGGACCTCAGGATGGAGGCACAGCAAGACGGCTTCACTCAGCTCCTGGTGGTCAAGAGCGCGGAGGCGGCGCGGAGCGAGGAGCTGACGAATCTTCGGTTGAAGCTTGCGGCAGACGGTGTGGACGTCCGGAAGACCGAGCAGGGGGGCCTGGAAGCTGTCGACCGTGGCGCGGGCAGCGCCGTATTCGAGGCGCCGACTCCGCAGATGTGGGACTCCAGCGTCGGCCCCGCCGGCGTCCAGGCGAAGAACGCCCGTGTGGGAAGCGCTGGTGTGCAGGGCGAGCCCGGGGCTGGAGAGTCGGGCAAGCTCGCACCGGTCGATGTAGCGGTACCGGCCGACGGCCACGAACTGGTTCTGACTCCGGATCAGGACCTCCTGCGCGGCGAGGACACGCAATACCCGGTCTTCATCGATCCGCAGTGGTACTCACCGCGTGCGTCGTCGTGGACCATGGCGTCGAAGTACTGGGCGTCGTCACCGCAGTGGAAGTTCAACGGTGACTCGGACGCCGGTCTGGGGCTGTGCGACTGGAACTACTGCCAGCCCCATGACACGAAGCGGCTCTTCTACCAGATCCCCGTCTCCAAATTCGCGGGGAAGTCGATCCTGTCGGCAGAGTTCGTCGTGCGTAACACCTGGTCGGCCTCCTGCGACAAGCGCACCGTCGAGCTGTGGCAGACGAAGGGCATCTCCGCGTCCACGACATGGAACTCCCAGAACGCCTCGGGGTTCTGGATCAAGAACCTCAAGTCCGCCAGCTTCGCCTACGGGTATACGGGCTGCGCGGCCAAGGACGCCGAGTTCGACGTCAGGTCGGCCGTGCAGTCGGCGGCCAACAGCAAGCAATCCAGCATGACGTTCGGCCTGAAGGCGGGCAGCGAATCGGACGGTCTGGGCTGGAAGCGCTTCTCCGACAAGGCGTATCTGCGCGTCAAGTTCAACCGTCCGCCCGCGCAGGTGAGGTCTTCGCAGCTGACCATGGAGTACGGCGGCGTCTGCAAGAAGTCGGCTCTCGCAGCCCCCGTGCGCACCCTCGGGAAGATCTACGCGAACAACATCACCGACCCGGACGGGGACTCGGTCGCGGTGCAGTTCCAGGTTTCCTGGGACTCGGGGGACGGCAAGGGCAACTCCCCGCACTGGACTCCCGCTCGTACACCGGCAAAGAAATCAGGCTCGGCGTTCGCCGTGGCGCTGCCCTCCTCGCTGCCGGCCAACAAGAAGATCAGTTGGCAGGTACGTGTATGGGACGGGGCTCAGTACTCCCCCTGGTCGTCCACCGGCGACCCGGAAGCCTGCTACTTCAACTACGACACGAAGGTTCCGAAGGCGCCCGGGCTGGTATCCGGCGACTACCCCGCGCTCGATCCCGATGACGCGGAGGACCCCTGGTACGACGGCGTCGGCAAGTACGGCACCTTCGACGTGACCGCGGCCGATACGGATGTGACCTCCTACTGGTACGGGATCAATACGGACCCGACGTCCAAGAACAAGGTCAGCACGTCAAAGGGTGCGGCACAGGCCGTCAGGATGCTCCCCTCGAAGCCCGGTCTGAACTTTGTCACGGCGCAGGCATTCGACAGCGCGGGCAACGGCAGTGAGATTCGTACCTACCTCTTCAGGGTCCGGGCCGGGCAGCCGGAGCGTGCGACCTGGCAGCTGGACGAACAGGCCGGCGCGAGCGAGGCCAGGGGCAGCACCCCCGATCGTGAGGCCACTCTGCATGGCGGTGCCGCTCCGGGCGCGCCTGGTGTGACCAAGACGGGCGTTGCCTTCGACGGAATCGACGATTACGCCGACACCGACGTACCCGTCGTCGCCACCGACGCAGGATTCTCGGTCTCTGCCTGGGTGAACCTGTCGGCCCTGCCGGCGACGGCTGCCGTCATCGCCGCCCAGCCCGGCAACCATTCCCCAGGATTCGAGCTGTACTACTCGAAGACCTACGACCGGTGGGCGTTCAACCAGTACAAGAGCGACACCCTCGACGCCCCCATCGCCCGGGCCATGCAGGCCGCGCCCGGTGGAGCGAAGGCCGGGCAGTGGACACACCTCGTCGGTACCTACAGCACCGGCACCGGGCAGCTCATCCTCTACGTCCAGGGACAACCAGCCGGCAGCACCACCTATGACACCCCCTGGGACGCCCGGCGCGGCCTGCAGATCGGTGCCGGGTCCTACGACGGGACGCCCAAGTCCTTCTTCCCGGGGACCATCGACGACTTGCGTATCTATGACAAGCCGTTGACGGGGGCGGATGTCGCTCACCTCTACCACCACGAACCCCTCACCACACCTGGCCGTCAGGCCCGTGCGATCTTCCCGCTGGACGAGCCCGCCGACGCTGTCCATGTCACGGGTCACGCCGACGTGGATGCCATGGACCTCAAGGGGGGTGCCAGCAGCGGTCAGCCCGGAGTCAACGGACGGTCGTTGGCCCTTGACGGGACCGACGACTACGCCACCACGGTCTCGCCGCACGTCAACAACCAGCGCGGGTTCGCTGTCTCGGCCTGGGTGAAGCTCCCCGAGAAGAAACCCGATCACGCGGCGATGGTCGCCACTCAGGCAGGAGCCCACACCGCGGGTTTCGAGCTCTACTACTCCTCCGCCTATGACCGGTGGGCCTTCAACCAGTACTCCGCAGACGAATCCGATGCCACTCCGGTCAGAGCCATCCAGGCCGACGGCGTCACTGCGCACGGTGGCGACTGGGTTCACCTCGTCGGTGTCCACGACACCGTCGCCGACAAGCTCACGCTGTATGTCAACGGTGCGCAGGCGGGCAGCACCAGCCTCTCCACGACCTGGTATGCGGGTGGCCCTGTGCAGATCGGAGCCGGGTCCTTCGAGGGGAAGCCACGCTCCTTCTTCCCCGGACAGATCGATGACGTACGTCTGTACGACCGCCCGGTTTCGGCGGAGGAAGTCGCGCAGATGTTCAAGCAGCACCCGTTGCTGAAGGGGCGCTGGCAGTTCGAGGAGGCCACGACGGCCACACCTGCCACGTCACCGGATGCCTCCCAAGAGAACCGGCCCATGGCGCTGAAGGGCGGTGCGGGGCTCGGTGCGGGCTGGGTCGGCGACCACGGCCTTCAGCTGAACGGAACCGACGCCTATGCATCCACGGCCGCCATGCCTGTGGACACCAGCACGAGTTTCACAGTCACGGCCTGGGTGCGGGCAGCGGCGCAACCGTCGAAGGAAGTCACCGCTCTGAGTGCCGAAAGCGCGAGCCACAGCGCCCTGGACGTCCACTACGTGCCGGACGCGAAAAACCCCGGGAGCCAGGGGAGCTGGGAGATGACCCTCTCGGACAAGGACAGTTCGGACGCCGGAGTGTCGAGGGTCTCGTCGACCTCCTTTGATGACGTGACCTCCTGGAACCACCTGGCAGTTGTCTACGACGGCTTTGCCAAGGAGGCCCGCCTCTTCGTCAATGGCGTACTCCAGGAAGTGGCCTGTGCCGATGACGACGGCGACGGTACGTCCGACACGTCCGGCTGCGCAGACCTGATCGCGTGGGGCGAGAACGTCCTGACGCACAAGGCGACCAAGGGCTTCCAGGTCGGGGCCGCCGTCACAGCGGGCAAGAGTGCCCGGTTCTTCCCCGGAACCATCGACGACGTGTGGGCCTTCCAGGGAGCGCTGAGTGACAGTCAGGTCGAGTATCTGGCCGCCTCCTGGTTCGGCGTTCCCACCGAGGTTCCTCCCATCGACTGA